Within the Mucilaginibacter sp. CSA2-8R genome, the region TACCTCTTTGGGCTGTTGTTGGTCTGTGTTTTCAGGCATTTCCATCGTCGTTGTCTCTTTTAGCTATAATTTTTGCCGTTGATGCATCAGTTACCTCAAAGCCCCGCACCATGCTGATAAAGTTTTGCCACCCGGCTAAAATTACCTGCACAATATGAATCACAAAAAACAGGCAGTATAAAATGGTTAATGTAAAATGAATAAGCCGTGCCGTTTTATAACCGCCGCACAACCATACCAGCCAGTATAACTGAGCAGGTTTGTAAATAGCCAGCCCGGTAAGTAACGAACCTGCACCCATAACGATTACAGCAGTATAAGCTATTCGTTGGGCCGCATTGTATTTGTTTTGCGGTGGTGCAGTTTTGCGTAAATGCAAATCGTGTAACAATACCAGCCAGGCTTCGCGCCATGACGATCTTTTAGGCAACAAGTATCGCCATTCGCCCGAGATGGCTGTATACAAAACGTACAGCAACCCATTGATGGCGAAGAGCCACATAAATACAAAGTGAAAGGCCATACCCTCGGCCAGCCTTCGTTTAATATGATACTTCTGATAAAACCACTCGGGGAAAAACTTAAATAAAGTATGCCCAAATAATTTAATAGCATAAGGGTCGTAAGCCCAGTAAATCAGCAGCCCACTCCATATCATGATCGCCAGCAACGGAAAGTTAATCCAATGAAACCACCGTATGGCTGCCGGATGCTTATTTACAATGTACTTCATGTAATGCTGTTATAACGGTATAAATGTTGCAAATTTTTTGAATATTATGCCTGTTACATTTAACACAATTTTGTTTACAAATTACTATAGTATAATAGTAAAAATTAAAAGCCCCGATGCTGGTTTTGTCCAACGCCGGGGCTTTTAATTTAAATGCAATGGTGTTAATCTATATCCAGCTTGCCTTCAATAGAATCATCCAGAGTTTTACCTAAAACTGCACCGGCGGCTTGCTTAACAAAAGCTATGGCGTTGCCATGTTTATTATCCCAGTAATAACCTTCGCTTGGTTCTACCTTAATTACGGTGATGCGCGGATCGTCTTCGCCTCCGGTAAACCAGGTTTTTAATATCGGTTGCCAAAGCTCTTTAATTTTTTCTTTGTCTTTACTTATCTCGGCAATGCCGTAGATGTTTAAAAAGTCAGAATGTGCCGAACCTTGAAACAGCAGGTGTACAAATGGGTCATGCGAAATCTCTTCGTTTTTATGGCTGTCGTCTGAGCTTAAAAACCAAAAGTTACCGTCATCGTCTATCTTTTGCGCAGACATAGGGCGGGTTGAAAAAGGTACACCAGTTTT harbors:
- a CDS encoding cytochrome b/b6 domain-containing protein → MKYIVNKHPAAIRWFHWINFPLLAIMIWSGLLIYWAYDPYAIKLFGHTLFKFFPEWFYQKYHIKRRLAEGMAFHFVFMWLFAINGLLYVLYTAISGEWRYLLPKRSSWREAWLVLLHDLHLRKTAPPQNKYNAAQRIAYTAVIVMGAGSLLTGLAIYKPAQLYWLVWLCGGYKTARLIHFTLTILYCLFFVIHIVQVILAGWQNFISMVRGFEVTDASTAKIIAKRDNDDGNA
- a CDS encoding pyridoxamine 5'-phosphate oxidase family protein, which gives rise to MDSINQQQPEDNLKNLQGEEAKQKIKELAEKAETCFFCSNIKTGVPFSTRPMSAQKIDDDGNFWFLSSDDSHKNEEISHDPFVHLLFQGSAHSDFLNIYGIAEISKDKEKIKELWQPILKTWFTGGEDDPRITVIKVEPSEGYYWDNKHGNAIAFVKQAAGAVLGKTLDDSIEGKLDID